The following proteins are encoded in a genomic region of Desulfosporosinus youngiae DSM 17734:
- a CDS encoding zonular occludens toxin domain-containing protein, producing the protein MSKTNHRAKKVEGLIGIVGIPGKGKTYFLQKLALQYKAKGYLVVLGNCQWTLEGAIHFNTEEELLGIYLDPVTYDERLAVFVDEAQALWPSREWSKTKKDIRDWFAMFRHGGVVAFYYTTQSLGDIELMIRAKTQFIWSCGYIWGLKLFHHTMYAKAEFEKQDNGQTIKPFVYARNWFFARDLKTNYNTYACYERIKKLGQQNQQISKLLNENSARDCSHEHPRGISLIRSFCSFIKNIICIR; encoded by the coding sequence ATGAGCAAAACCAATCACCGAGCCAAAAAAGTCGAAGGACTCATAGGAATTGTCGGCATCCCCGGGAAAGGAAAAACCTACTTCCTGCAAAAACTGGCCTTACAATACAAAGCCAAAGGCTATCTAGTAGTCTTAGGGAATTGCCAATGGACCTTAGAAGGAGCTATCCATTTTAACACAGAAGAAGAACTCTTAGGAATCTACCTGGACCCAGTGACCTATGATGAGCGTCTAGCTGTCTTTGTGGATGAAGCCCAAGCCTTATGGCCTTCGAGAGAATGGTCCAAAACAAAGAAAGACATTCGCGACTGGTTTGCTATGTTTCGGCATGGTGGTGTCGTTGCTTTTTATTACACGACTCAATCTCTAGGTGATATAGAACTTATGATTAGAGCAAAGACACAATTCATTTGGTCATGCGGCTATATTTGGGGACTTAAATTGTTCCACCATACTATGTATGCAAAGGCTGAATTTGAAAAGCAGGATAATGGTCAGACTATAAAACCTTTTGTTTATGCACGTAATTGGTTTTTCGCCAGGGATTTGAAGACGAATTATAATACTTATGCATGTTATGAGCGTATTAAGAAATTAGGACAACAGAATCAACAAATCTCAAAGTTGTTAAACGAAAATTCCGCGCGAGACTGCTCGCATGAGCATCCGCGCGGAATTTCATTAATACGAAGTTTTTGTTCATTCATTAAGAACATTATATGTATTAGATGA
- a CDS encoding DUF1294 domain-containing protein, whose product MSIEVFLGIYVLWNSFVFMTMGRDKRRAKRHQWRIPEARLLLMGAALGGVGLYAGMKYFHHKTSHSKFIIGAPLLIAVNLLMIGFFYYVGNYRLVIF is encoded by the coding sequence ATGAGTATTGAGGTTTTCTTAGGGATTTACGTTCTCTGGAATAGTTTTGTCTTTATGACGATGGGAAGAGATAAACGCCGGGCTAAAAGGCACCAATGGAGGATACCAGAAGCAAGATTGCTCCTCATGGGAGCCGCTTTGGGGGGAGTTGGCCTTTATGCCGGAATGAAGTATTTTCATCATAAGACCAGTCATTCAAAGTTTATAATTGGTGCGCCCCTCCTAATTGCGGTCAATCTCTTAATGATTGGCTTTTTTTACTACGTTGGAAATTATCGGCTGGTGATTTTTTAA
- a CDS encoding sigma-54 interaction domain-containing protein, with protein MVELMAVKDYAQQIAEAIATVVKIDVEVADHNLMRIAGTGRYHKGVGLSMDRQGYVYQEVLRTGHQFVIETPGNHPLCSPCKARGNCSEKYEVVSPINVDDKSVGVIGLICFTEAQAKLIEENQQSYLIFLTKMAETIALKMKEQEFLAGLVSANHYLNSIIDCLDEGLITVDLDGNVLHYNQAAKRLFSTNLLTPRSHLKSLFSAQIVSDILGVGNNADQVIEREVHVETKKNRVQMILRALPIDGEKGVKSIGVTLRPLDEIGRIVHRLSLQDAGYTIDDILGVSESIAQVRERAQAVAESKSTVLIRGESGTGKEMLARSIHNLSSRQQGMFMAINCTAIPEALLESELFGYEEGAFTGARKGGKIGKIELANKGTLFLDEIGDMPLFLQAKILRVLQERQVERIGGIAPIPVDVRVIAATHRNLEQMMAKGEFRQDLYYRINVIPMDIKPLRDRKEDLQILCEHFIKGFNQQLDKTIQLMSEGFRKHLYEYSWPGNVRELQNVIEYAMNLAVGTTLSEEHLSPRLKNIEIRDDLDKFNLEKVERETILSCYRTFGAGVQGKERAAKALGIGIATLYRKLARYNIE; from the coding sequence ATGGTTGAACTTATGGCCGTTAAAGATTATGCACAGCAGATAGCTGAAGCAATTGCTACTGTTGTGAAAATCGATGTTGAAGTAGCGGATCATAATCTGATGCGTATCGCTGGAACAGGCAGGTATCACAAAGGGGTAGGGCTATCCATGGATCGCCAAGGGTACGTGTATCAGGAAGTTTTGCGGACCGGACACCAATTTGTCATAGAAACCCCAGGGAACCATCCTCTTTGCTCCCCATGTAAAGCAAGAGGAAATTGTTCGGAGAAATACGAAGTCGTTTCTCCTATCAATGTTGATGATAAGTCGGTTGGAGTGATTGGGCTTATTTGTTTTACTGAGGCTCAGGCTAAACTCATTGAGGAAAACCAACAGTCTTATCTTATTTTCTTAACTAAAATGGCGGAAACTATTGCCTTGAAAATGAAGGAGCAAGAGTTTTTGGCGGGTCTCGTTTCAGCGAACCATTATCTTAATTCGATTATCGACTGCCTGGATGAAGGGTTGATAACGGTCGATCTCGATGGAAATGTCCTTCATTATAATCAAGCTGCCAAGCGCTTGTTCAGCACCAATTTGCTTACCCCGAGAAGTCATCTGAAAAGCTTATTCTCTGCACAGATTGTCTCAGATATCCTTGGAGTAGGTAATAATGCGGATCAAGTCATCGAGCGGGAAGTGCATGTAGAAACCAAGAAAAATCGTGTTCAGATGATTTTGCGAGCGTTGCCTATAGATGGTGAAAAGGGAGTGAAGAGTATTGGTGTAACCCTGCGCCCACTTGATGAAATTGGCCGAATTGTGCACCGGCTTTCTTTACAAGACGCGGGATATACCATTGATGATATTTTAGGCGTCAGTGAATCAATAGCTCAGGTTCGCGAACGGGCCCAAGCGGTTGCTGAAAGTAAATCGACGGTTTTAATTCGCGGAGAAAGTGGGACGGGAAAAGAAATGTTAGCTCGTTCGATTCATAATCTGAGTTCCAGGCAGCAAGGCATGTTTATGGCGATTAATTGTACGGCCATTCCGGAAGCTTTGCTGGAGAGTGAGCTCTTTGGGTATGAGGAAGGTGCCTTTACCGGAGCGCGCAAAGGAGGGAAAATCGGGAAGATTGAATTAGCTAATAAAGGAACACTTTTTCTCGACGAAATAGGGGATATGCCTTTGTTTTTGCAGGCTAAAATTCTACGGGTACTTCAGGAGAGACAAGTTGAACGCATTGGCGGAATAGCCCCAATCCCTGTTGATGTCCGGGTTATTGCGGCGACACATCGGAACCTTGAGCAGATGATGGCTAAAGGAGAGTTTCGCCAGGATCTTTATTATCGAATCAATGTCATTCCTATGGATATTAAACCTTTACGTGATCGAAAAGAAGATTTGCAGATTTTGTGTGAACACTTTATTAAGGGGTTCAATCAACAGCTCGATAAAACTATTCAATTGATGTCGGAGGGATTTCGAAAACACCTTTACGAATATAGTTGGCCAGGCAATGTCCGTGAATTGCAAAACGTGATTGAATACGCAATGAATTTGGCAGTAGGAACCACCTTATCTGAAGAGCATCTATCTCCAAGACTAAAGAATATTGAAATCCGAGATGATTTGGATAAGTTTAACTTGGAAAAAGTTGAGCGTGAGACGATTCTGAGTTGTTATCGAACGTTCGGAGCAGGTGTGCAAGGTAAAGAAAGGGCTGCTAAGGCTTTGGGAATCGGAATAGCGACCCTTTATCGAAAACTTGCACGGTATAACATTGAATAA
- the xdhA gene encoding xanthine dehydrogenase molybdenum-binding subunit XdhA, with product MAYTVVGKSVRRVDAVAKVTGKAKYTDDFSEQTMLIGKILHSPYAHAIVKSIDVSKAKALPGVEAVLTYKDLPQIRYATAMPGVIEAIATDEVDVAELKYGTAGHPFSLDVSHRDKEDRYILTPKARFVGDNIAAVVATDALTASKALKLIEVEYEVLEALTSTDAALKEGAPLIHDDCERNILASNGYEIGNVEEAFKESDHVIEGEYETSIVQHCHMENQVSHAYVDSDRRIVIMTSTQIPHIVRRIVAQSLGISWGRVRVIKPYIGGGFGNKQDVCIEPLNAAMTLAVGGRPVKLELTREEAMIDTRTRHAFKFKIKTGINNDGKINGIHISAVSNTGAYASHGHSIAGSGGGKFRYLYPTKALKYDPITVYTNLPVAGAMRGYGTPQIFFAFESHIEDIAKKLQMDPIEIRKKNLVNAGFVEPLSKNTIWSCEIRECIDKGRELIKWDTKKALYREQSGDKRRGLGMACFSYASGTYPVALELAGARIVMNQDGSVQLQLGATEIGQGSDTVFAQMVAEVLGIPMYMVHVISTQDTDITPFDTGSYASRQTYVSGMAIEKAALEVKKKVLDVAHRMTDIPAHRLDLKEEHVVFKESGEKVLALEIVAMQSYYDRVHAQPITSDVSNNARINAIPFGVTFAEVEVDIKTGKIKVLEIYNVHDSGKIINPLLAEGQVHGGVSMAIGYALSEQLLFDEKTGKPLNNNLLDYKLPTIMDTPDIGAAFVEKEDPTGPFGVKSLGEPPIVSPAPAIRNAVLDATDVAFNRIPMNPQRVFEKFKEVGLI from the coding sequence ATGGCATATACGGTTGTAGGGAAAAGTGTCAGAAGAGTTGATGCTGTAGCCAAAGTGACAGGTAAGGCCAAGTATACGGATGATTTTTCTGAACAAACTATGCTGATTGGAAAGATTCTACATAGTCCTTATGCTCATGCGATTGTTAAATCGATCGATGTCAGTAAAGCAAAGGCCCTGCCTGGAGTAGAGGCTGTTTTAACATATAAAGATCTGCCTCAAATTCGATATGCTACGGCCATGCCCGGAGTTATAGAGGCTATTGCTACGGATGAAGTGGATGTAGCCGAGCTTAAATATGGAACGGCAGGACATCCCTTTTCGCTGGATGTTAGTCATCGGGATAAAGAGGACCGTTATATCTTGACACCGAAGGCACGATTTGTTGGAGATAATATCGCAGCCGTGGTTGCGACGGATGCTCTTACTGCTTCGAAGGCCTTAAAGCTGATTGAGGTTGAATACGAGGTGTTGGAAGCTTTAACAAGCACTGATGCAGCTCTTAAAGAAGGAGCTCCTCTAATCCATGACGACTGCGAACGAAATATTCTGGCATCGAATGGATATGAAATTGGAAATGTTGAAGAAGCCTTCAAAGAATCGGACCATGTTATCGAAGGGGAGTACGAAACAAGCATTGTTCAGCATTGTCATATGGAAAACCAAGTTTCTCATGCCTATGTCGATTCGGATCGAAGAATTGTCATTATGACCTCGACTCAGATTCCTCATATTGTTCGTAGAATCGTCGCCCAGTCGCTCGGGATTTCCTGGGGCCGGGTGCGGGTGATTAAGCCTTATATTGGGGGCGGGTTCGGTAATAAGCAGGATGTTTGTATTGAACCTCTGAATGCGGCCATGACCTTAGCTGTGGGCGGACGTCCGGTAAAGCTTGAGCTTACTCGGGAAGAGGCCATGATTGATACTCGAACCCGTCATGCATTTAAGTTTAAAATTAAGACCGGAATTAACAACGATGGGAAAATCAACGGTATACATATATCGGCTGTTTCGAATACCGGAGCCTATGCTTCGCACGGCCATTCGATTGCGGGAAGCGGAGGCGGCAAATTCCGCTATCTCTATCCGACCAAGGCTTTAAAATATGACCCTATAACGGTTTATACTAATTTGCCGGTGGCTGGGGCGATGCGAGGATATGGAACGCCACAAATATTTTTTGCCTTTGAATCCCATATCGAGGATATCGCCAAAAAACTACAGATGGATCCCATCGAAATACGGAAGAAGAACCTTGTCAATGCGGGTTTCGTAGAACCATTAAGTAAAAATACGATTTGGAGCTGTGAAATCCGTGAGTGTATTGATAAGGGCCGGGAATTGATCAAGTGGGATACCAAGAAGGCTTTGTATAGGGAACAAAGTGGAGATAAACGCCGGGGATTGGGCATGGCTTGCTTTAGTTATGCTTCCGGAACTTATCCGGTTGCATTAGAGCTTGCCGGGGCAAGGATTGTTATGAACCAAGATGGTTCGGTTCAGTTGCAGTTGGGTGCGACAGAGATTGGCCAGGGAAGTGACACGGTCTTTGCGCAAATGGTCGCAGAAGTTCTGGGAATTCCGATGTATATGGTGCATGTGATATCCACCCAGGATACAGATATTACCCCCTTTGATACAGGGTCTTATGCTTCGAGGCAAACCTACGTATCAGGGATGGCTATTGAAAAAGCGGCCTTAGAGGTTAAGAAAAAGGTTCTTGATGTTGCCCATAGGATGACGGATATACCTGCTCATCGCTTAGATCTCAAGGAAGAGCACGTTGTGTTTAAAGAATCAGGTGAAAAAGTCCTGGCCTTGGAAATTGTCGCAATGCAGTCTTATTATGATAGAGTTCACGCCCAACCAATTACCAGTGATGTCTCAAATAATGCACGCATCAATGCGATCCCCTTTGGGGTAACCTTTGCGGAAGTGGAAGTGGACATCAAGACCGGGAAAATTAAGGTTTTAGAGATCTATAATGTGCATGATTCGGGTAAAATTATTAATCCTCTCTTGGCGGAGGGGCAGGTTCATGGCGGAGTTAGTATGGCAATCGGCTATGCTTTGTCCGAACAACTGCTCTTTGATGAGAAAACAGGTAAGCCTTTAAATAATAATTTATTAGATTATAAACTTCCTACGATCATGGATACTCCGGATATCGGAGCAGCTTTCGTGGAAAAAGAAGATCCTACAGGACCTTTTGGCGTTAAATCTCTTGGCGAACCTCCCATTGTTTCTCCTGCTCCCGCTATCCGCAATGCTGTGCTGGATGCAACGGACGTGGCCTTTAATCGGATTCCTATGAATCCACAACGCGTTTTTGAAAAGTTCAAAGAAGTGGGATTAATCTAG
- the xdhB gene encoding xanthine dehydrogenase FAD-binding subunit XdhB, with product MYDIKGYYDAETVSEAAAMLAENSDLKLIAGGTDVLIKMHGGQLEEAELLSLRKIKSLESIRVADDGTLVIGAMATFSMIFNNPILREVIPILTQAAVSMGGPQIRNIATIGGNVCNGATSADSASSLFALNARLKLQHKNGERIVPIREFYLGPGKVALNPGEILTEILILPEDYKGFGGQYIKFAMREAMDIATLGVAAVCKLQSGYFAEVRIGLGVAGPTPLRCLEAEEYAKGKPVSSETLAEIGKLAVKSTKARTSWRASKEYREHLVEELTQRALKIAIVNAGGAELV from the coding sequence ATGTACGATATTAAAGGATATTACGATGCAGAAACAGTAAGTGAAGCTGCTGCGATGCTTGCGGAAAACTCCGATCTGAAACTTATTGCGGGTGGGACGGATGTTCTCATCAAAATGCACGGAGGGCAGCTTGAAGAGGCTGAACTCCTGAGCCTTCGCAAGATTAAATCCTTGGAAAGTATTCGTGTTGCAGATGATGGGACCTTGGTTATCGGTGCGATGGCCACCTTTTCAATGATTTTCAACAATCCTATTCTTCGGGAGGTCATTCCGATTTTAACCCAAGCGGCTGTCTCTATGGGAGGTCCGCAAATCAGAAATATTGCAACCATTGGCGGAAATGTGTGCAATGGAGCGACGTCTGCAGATAGTGCTTCTTCATTGTTTGCCCTGAATGCCCGGTTGAAATTACAGCATAAGAACGGGGAACGCATCGTTCCGATCCGCGAATTCTATTTAGGACCGGGCAAGGTTGCTTTGAATCCGGGGGAAATTCTCACCGAAATTCTTATTTTACCAGAGGATTACAAAGGGTTTGGCGGACAATATATCAAGTTTGCTATGCGGGAAGCGATGGATATCGCGACGCTTGGAGTGGCGGCCGTATGCAAACTGCAGAGCGGATATTTTGCTGAGGTTAGAATTGGGCTTGGGGTTGCGGGTCCGACTCCCTTAAGGTGTCTTGAGGCGGAAGAGTATGCCAAAGGGAAGCCTGTTTCATCTGAAACTTTAGCGGAGATTGGTAAGTTGGCGGTTAAATCAACAAAGGCGCGAACCTCATGGCGGGCCTCGAAAGAGTATCGGGAGCATCTTGTGGAAGAACTCACGCAAAGAGCTCTGAAAATAGCCATTGTCAACGCAGGAGGTGCGGAACTTGTTTAA
- the xdhC gene encoding xanthine dehydrogenase subunit XdhC, with protein MFKRIAFTVNGKSYNFEVDVRESLLDVLRSHLGFTGAKQGCGVGECGACSVLIDDTPYDTCIYLAVWADGKDIRTIEGVAEKNGELSDVQKAFVEEGAVQCGFCTPGLVLTTTALKESGKDYTRDELKRELSGHLCRCTGYQSILKAAEKSLEGHVCTCVDSPHYRGE; from the coding sequence TTGTTTAAACGAATTGCCTTTACGGTAAATGGGAAATCTTACAATTTTGAGGTGGATGTGCGCGAATCGCTGCTCGATGTTTTGAGAAGTCACTTAGGCTTTACCGGTGCCAAACAAGGGTGTGGGGTCGGAGAATGCGGGGCTTGCAGCGTACTCATTGATGATACTCCTTATGATACCTGCATCTACCTGGCAGTTTGGGCAGATGGTAAGGATATTAGAACCATTGAGGGTGTAGCTGAGAAAAATGGAGAGCTTTCTGATGTCCAGAAAGCATTTGTTGAAGAGGGGGCTGTCCAGTGTGGTTTCTGTACCCCCGGACTGGTGCTGACGACTACGGCTCTGAAAGAGAGTGGCAAAGACTACACTAGAGATGAACTGAAGCGGGAACTCTCGGGCCATTTATGCCGTTGTACGGGCTATCAGAGTATTTTGAAAGCAGCTGAAAAGTCTTTGGAAGGGCATGTTTGTACCTGCGTAGATAGTCCCCATTATAGAGGCGAGTAA
- the ygfK gene encoding putative selenate reductase subunit YgfK: MMSDKMIPIPFQKLINWTFEEYKRSQTIFGVSDVKFFRKNSGGQIQLFGETMDTPVGPAAGPHTQLAQNIIASYLSGSRFFELKSVQIMDELEIPKPCILAEDECYNTEWSTELPIMGAFDEYVKAWFALHVLQKELFGQSDRGFMFNMSVGYDLKGIQSPKVDQFIEGLKDASGTAVFKECLASLLENIDQFKNIDRSYIEQISPNICTSITLSTMHGCPPAEIEAIIKYLLSEKKLHTFVKMNPTLLGYEYVRNTFDKMGYKYILLREESFTHDLQFTDGVEMLKRLKVFAKEQHKDFGVKMSNTLPVKIGRSELPGEEMYMSGRALYPLTINLAYKLASEFEGDLKISYSGGADAFNIDRIFETGIQPITVATTLLKPGAYMRFKQMAEILDPLMTNKEAGKLDMNKLQALAESAFNDANHLKEKRDLINRKTELKLPVLDCFIAPCTVGCPIEQDVPEYLRLVGEGRYEEAFDVIVSKNPFPFITGTICTHNCMTKCTRLDYDESVHIRGQKLVAAEKGYDAYMQKIPALKPESSAKVAVIGAGPSGLAAAYFLAKGGLEVTVFDKRAKAGGTVEYVIPEFRISREAINKDIKLIEKMGVKFEFGIDPNFSVADYKAKGFKYVYVAIGAGKTNNLDIQGDTEQVMGAIPFLESFNANKDALKLGKNVAVVGGGNSAMDAARAALRVEGVENVYIVYRRTKDYMPADHEELIYAEEDGVIFKELLAPISLTKGVLKCQKMALGQPDASGRMRPVAVEGEFEELPVDTVLSAIGELIDYDVLKNNGIEIGEKGKILVNDETLETSVENVFIGGDALVGPWTVVGAAKHGTMAAKAILEKEQREFKQEYTSNISFDHQKQLLEIAEKKAVMKPVADHKLESDRCLECNKVCNICAEVCPNRANLMIPVNGKGLTNMNQILHVDGMCNVCGNCGTFCPYSSEPYKVKLTLFWTEKDFNDSPNIGFYFLDNGSKGEFMLRLDEKITKVKFDESGNTDVPMDEKMAAFVWTVYKDYEYLYKVLN, translated from the coding sequence ATGATGAGTGACAAAATGATCCCGATTCCCTTTCAGAAACTGATTAATTGGACATTTGAGGAATATAAACGGTCTCAAACAATTTTTGGTGTATCCGACGTGAAGTTTTTTCGAAAAAATAGTGGCGGACAGATTCAGCTTTTCGGCGAAACTATGGACACTCCGGTAGGCCCGGCTGCTGGTCCGCACACTCAGCTCGCTCAAAATATTATTGCCTCTTATTTAAGCGGGAGCCGTTTCTTCGAACTAAAATCAGTCCAAATCATGGATGAATTAGAGATTCCGAAGCCTTGTATTCTGGCTGAGGATGAATGTTACAACACTGAGTGGTCTACAGAGCTTCCGATTATGGGTGCTTTTGACGAGTATGTAAAAGCCTGGTTTGCACTTCATGTTTTACAAAAAGAGCTGTTTGGTCAAAGCGATCGCGGCTTTATGTTTAATATGAGCGTAGGGTATGACCTAAAAGGAATCCAATCTCCTAAAGTCGATCAATTTATTGAGGGGCTTAAAGATGCTTCGGGAACCGCCGTTTTTAAGGAGTGTCTGGCTTCTTTGCTTGAGAACATTGATCAGTTTAAGAACATTGATAGATCCTATATTGAACAGATTTCCCCAAATATTTGCACATCCATCACTTTGTCGACCATGCATGGCTGTCCGCCGGCGGAAATTGAAGCCATCATAAAGTATTTGCTCAGTGAGAAGAAGCTGCATACCTTTGTTAAGATGAATCCGACCCTTTTGGGTTATGAGTATGTAAGGAATACCTTCGATAAAATGGGATATAAGTATATTCTGCTCAGGGAAGAATCCTTTACCCATGACCTCCAATTTACGGATGGAGTAGAGATGCTAAAACGTCTTAAAGTATTTGCCAAAGAGCAGCATAAAGACTTTGGCGTTAAGATGTCCAACACGCTGCCGGTGAAAATTGGCCGATCGGAGTTGCCGGGCGAAGAAATGTATATGTCCGGACGAGCGCTTTACCCCTTAACCATTAACCTGGCTTATAAGTTAGCCTCTGAATTCGAGGGGGATCTCAAAATTTCCTATTCGGGCGGAGCGGATGCCTTTAATATTGACCGCATCTTTGAAACGGGTATTCAGCCGATTACAGTAGCTACAACCCTTTTAAAACCGGGAGCCTACATGCGCTTTAAGCAAATGGCTGAAATCTTAGATCCGCTTATGACGAATAAAGAAGCCGGTAAACTTGATATGAACAAATTGCAAGCTCTGGCAGAAAGCGCATTTAATGATGCCAATCATCTTAAAGAAAAGAGAGATTTGATCAACCGGAAAACTGAGCTTAAGCTGCCTGTGCTTGACTGCTTCATTGCGCCTTGTACAGTGGGGTGTCCTATTGAACAGGATGTTCCGGAGTATCTGCGCTTGGTAGGAGAAGGACGGTATGAGGAAGCCTTCGATGTCATTGTTTCCAAAAACCCATTCCCCTTCATTACGGGGACAATTTGTACTCACAATTGTATGACCAAGTGTACTCGTTTGGACTATGATGAATCCGTTCATATCCGCGGACAGAAATTAGTGGCTGCTGAAAAAGGATATGATGCCTACATGCAGAAGATTCCTGCGCTTAAACCCGAGTCCTCCGCCAAAGTTGCCGTCATTGGAGCGGGTCCTTCCGGTCTGGCTGCCGCGTATTTCCTTGCCAAAGGCGGCCTGGAGGTCACTGTTTTTGACAAACGGGCGAAAGCCGGCGGTACGGTTGAATACGTGATCCCGGAATTCAGAATTTCGAGAGAAGCCATTAACAAGGATATTAAGCTTATTGAAAAGATGGGCGTCAAGTTTGAATTTGGAATTGATCCGAATTTTTCCGTGGCGGATTACAAGGCAAAAGGATTCAAGTATGTCTATGTAGCAATCGGTGCAGGGAAAACCAATAATCTCGATATCCAAGGGGATACAGAGCAAGTAATGGGAGCGATTCCCTTCTTGGAGTCTTTTAATGCCAACAAAGATGCTCTGAAACTTGGCAAGAACGTGGCGGTTGTCGGGGGCGGTAATTCCGCAATGGATGCAGCCCGTGCTGCTCTGAGAGTGGAAGGTGTAGAGAATGTCTACATTGTTTATCGCAGAACCAAAGACTACATGCCTGCAGACCATGAGGAATTAATCTATGCGGAGGAAGATGGGGTAATCTTTAAGGAACTTCTGGCTCCGATTTCCTTAACAAAAGGTGTCTTGAAATGTCAGAAGATGGCATTGGGTCAACCGGATGCCTCGGGACGAATGAGACCGGTCGCTGTAGAGGGCGAGTTCGAAGAATTGCCGGTTGATACCGTTCTCTCGGCGATCGGAGAACTTATTGATTATGATGTCTTGAAAAATAATGGCATCGAAATAGGAGAAAAGGGTAAAATCCTCGTTAACGATGAAACTCTGGAAACCAGCGTGGAAAATGTCTTCATTGGCGGAGATGCCCTTGTTGGCCCCTGGACTGTGGTCGGGGCTGCCAAGCATGGCACAATGGCGGCTAAAGCCATTCTGGAAAAAGAGCAGCGTGAATTCAAACAGGAGTATACATCAAACATCTCCTTTGATCATCAAAAACAGTTATTAGAGATCGCTGAAAAGAAAGCAGTAATGAAGCCTGTTGCTGATCACAAACTGGAATCTGACAGATGTTTAGAGTGCAACAAAGTGTGCAATATCTGTGCCGAGGTTTGCCCGAACCGTGCTAACCTGATGATTCCGGTTAATGGTAAAGGTTTAACCAATATGAATCAGATCCTGCACGTGGATGGGATGTGTAATGTCTGCGGTAACTGCGGAACATTCTGCCCATATTCCAGTGAACCCTATAAGGTCAAATTAACTCTGTTCTGGACTGAGAAGGATTTCAATGACAGTCCTAATATCGGCTTCTATTTCTTAGACAATGGATCTAAGGGTGAATTTATGCTTCGCTTAGATGAGAAAATAACTAAGGTGAAGTTTGATGAATCAGGCAATACGGATGTGCCGATGGATGAGAAGATGGCGGCTTTTGTCTGGACCGTTTATAAAGACTATGAGTATCTGTATAAAGTATTAAACTAA